GCTGGGCGCCTTCGAAACTGAACGGTTTCGTGACCACGGCGACGGTGAGGGCCCCGAGATCGCGGGCGATCTCCGCGACGAGCGGCGAGCCGCCGGATCCGGTGCCGCCGCCGAGACCGCAGGTGATGAAGACCATGTCCGCGCCCTTGAGCGCGTCACGGATCTCGTTCTGGCTCTCTTCGGCAGCCGTGCGCCCCAGTTCCGGATTCATGCCGGCGCCGAGACCGCGCGTCGCGGCCTTGCCGAGATGGATCTTCTGCGGCGCCTGCGAGTAATGCAAAGCCTGCACGTCGGTATTGGCGGCGATGAATTCAACGCCCTTGATCTTCGACTGGATCATCCGGTTGACCGCGGAATTACCGCTGCCGCCGATGCCGATCACTTTAATCTTGGCGAACGTTTCGATTGCTGGTTTGACCTCGGCCATAAAAAAATGTGGTTGTCGCGTCCCCGCGCCTGGCGCGCACGGATCGTCTTCGGGGTGATTATTGCTTCGCTAAAACTATAGGCGAGGACGCACTCACGTGTCAAGGCAAAAATCCGCCAAATGAACACAAAAAATGTTCATTTTGTCCCCAGTGGTTGCGCGAGAGAGACGGAGTCAGGGAGTTTAAGAGTGCGGGAGTTCAGGAGTGCTGGAGTGCTGAAGGATGCCGGAACTTCCCCGCTCCTCAACTCCCCCACTTCCAACTAAAAAACCGCTCCATAGAGCGGCTCTTCTAGTTACTAGTTGCTAATCAGTGGACCATCGCGCCAAACCACTTCTTGAGATGCTCGGTGACTTTTTCGACCGGTTTGGATTTCGACCACTCGCCCTTGCGGCGCGCGGGCGTTTCCTCAGCTTCCCGCATCGCCCACTGCATGAGTCCGATGGCGGTCGTGTAGCCGAGATCCGTGACCTTGTCCGTGATCGAAGTGACGCCGATGGGATAGCCGAGCGAAACCGGCAGACGCAATTTTTGCTTGGCCAGGTCAGTGAGTCCGGCGACCTTGGCGCCGCCGCCGGTGATCACGATACCGGCCGGCAGCATGCCGCTCCGGTCGATCTTCTTGAGTTCGCCATCGACTTTCTCCAGGATCTCCTCGGCCCGGGACTGGATGATGTTGGCGACGTATTTCAAGGAGACCATCTCATCCGAATCAGCGCCCATCTCCTTCAGATTGATCTCTTCGCGTTTGGTAAGATCCTTGGAGACCGCGCGGCCGTAATTCAGTTTGACCTTCTCGGCAATGTCGATCGACGTCCTGAGCCCGATGGCGATGTCGCTCGTGATGTGGTCGGCGCCGATGGGCAAGGTCGCAAGATGCATGATATCGCCCTGCTCGAAGACCACGATCGAGGTGGTCGAACCGCCGATATTCACGACCGCCACGCCCAATTCTTTCTGCCGGGGCGTCACGACGACCTCGGCCGCGGCCAGGATGCCAAGCACCAGATCATCGATATTGACGCCGGTGCGATAAACGCATTTGGTGAGATTCTTGATATGTGCGGAAAGCCCCTGGACGATCTGCGCGTCGACCTCGAGCCTGATGCCGGTCATGCCGACCGGGTCCTTGACCCCCGGCTGGGAGTCGACGGTGAAGGTCTTGGGGATGACGTGAATGATCTCGAAATTGACCGGGGTGGCGATATTCTGCGCGGCCTCGATCGCCCGCACGACATCATCTTCGCGGATCTCGCCGTCCGGACGGGCCACCGCGACCACGCCTTTGCTCACGAGCGAAGAGACGTGCGTTCCCGGAATGGCGATCATAGCGGAACTCACCGGTACGCCGGTCATCCGCTCGACGCGCTCCAAGCAGCTCGAAACCGTCGAGACGGCATCCTCGATCGAGATGACCGTGCCGCGGGAGACACCCTCGGAAACCGTTTCCGCGGCGCCGAGGATGTGGACCGATTCCTTGTCGCCGACAGGCAAACGCTGCCCGACCACGATGCGGACGGCGCACGAACCGATGTCTATTCCGGCGAAAATCTGATCATTGGGCATAACGCTCGACAAATGTTTGGCGCTGCGAGGCCGTTCAAACTAACGCCGCCAGGCGCGGACCGAAGATCAACACGGCGATGATCACGGATCCGATCGCGGCAGCAAAAACCGTGCCTGCCATGATATCCTTGATGTCTTCGACATACGGATGCAGGCGCGGTTTGAAGAGATCGACCATGCGTTCAAAAATACTGTTCAGCAATTCTAACACGAGCACAAGTGCAATAGCAAGCGTCAAAATCGACCGTTCCGCGCCGGAAAGATCGAATACGGACATGAGGACGACGACCGCGGCGGCGGCGGCCAATTCAACGCGAAAATTCTGCTCTTCGCGGGCGACTTTGGCGATACCGCGGGCGGCGTAGCGGAAACTTTTGACTAATTTCTTCGGATCTAACATAGCATTCGCTCGATCAGAGGACTTTGGTCCTGAGCAGGACTTCTTGTTGGAGAAAAAACATCTTTTTTTCGCGGGCCGGGACGTTGTGATCGTAACCAAGGAGGTGGAGGAACCCGTGGACGATGACGAGAGCGAGTTCCTGCGCGCAAGGCCGGCCGATCTCGGCCGCCTGGCGGCGCACGCGGCCGGGACAGACGATGAGATCGCCGAGTCCGCCGCTGTCGGACAGGCGACGTTCTTTCCGGTCGAGCTCGTGATAGGCGAAAGACAGGACGTCGGTCGGCCGATCGAGACCGCGACGCTCGCGATTCAGCCGCCGCATTTCCGGCTCGCTCACGAAGACGATCGAGATCGCGGCCGCGCCGCTCCAACCAGCCAGCCGGAAAGACATGGCGAGTAATTTTTGCAGAGGCAGTTCCCGGAGACACGCCGGCGGACGACCATGAAGATCAACGCTCACCATACGCCTGAATCATACCGCAGGAGACGGGAATTGAAAACCGCTCCGGAACATTCCGGAGCGGTCGCAATTTCTTGGCTCTACTCAGCGACTTTCAGGCTATTCACCACCATCTTGAAAGTGACCGCGTAATCAAGTTTATTCTGGCCTCCCAGATTATAACTCACGATGAATATGCGCTTGCCCGCAGCCACGAAGGCCGTCATCTTGTCCGGGCTCAGGATCTCCTCGTGACCGCCGAGAGTCTTAAGCAATTGAACCTCGGAACCCACGACGCCTGGCGATTGTTCCAGATACCAATCCAAGAGCGTCTTGTCCGTATCATTGGTTTCGACCAACACCTGGATGAACTCACCCTTGGGCGACGTGAAGTAGGTTTCCTTGCCATCTTCGCCTTTCTCGCTCACGACCCAGGAGGCCGGACGGAAGATCTCGTAACCCTGGACCGCGCTCTTGTAGACAGCGATCCCCGGATTATTCACGAGCAGGGCCGGGCGCGGCCGGGCCGGATCGAAAAGGTTGAGTACCTCGTTCAGATCAACGAAACTGTCGCCGTCGGAATCAGGATTGCTCATATCCGAGCCGTAGATGCCGGTCTCTTCCGCGTCGGTCACGCCGTCAAAATCAGAATCCGCTCCCGGAGTCGGTTCGGGAGGTTCGCAATCAGCGGCGCAGGTCTCGAGAGTCTCAGGTTCCTCGCATTTGTTGTCACCGCAGACCGGACCGGGCGGCACGCAATCAGCAGAACATGTTTCCACGGTCTCCGGCGCCTCGCATTTGTTGTCACCGCAGACCGGACCCGGGGACGGGCAGTCGGCCGGACAAACGGCGAAATTCTCGCCGCTTTCGCATCGGTTGTCGCCGCAGACCGGACCGGCCGGAATATTGGCGTTGGTATTGATCGCGGGCTGGACCGGACCCTTGGCCTTCTGTCCGGGCTGGTAGACCAGGAAATAATACGCAGCGCTGCCGCCGAGAGCTAGCAACAGGAAAATGACGATCAGGATGATCGGCAACGCGCTGCGTTTCTTGGGCTGCGGCGGTTTGGACGCTGGAGGATTAGCCGCTGCTGCCGGAGCCGGCACTGCCGGTTTCTTCGGCGGCTCGACCACTTTCTTCTTCAGAGCCGCGCCATAAAACTCATCCGGAATGACGTGGATGACGGTCTCGGAAGAGTTGGCGCCAGGCAAAGCCGCGGTGGGCGTGCCTGGCGGTTTCTCAAAACCCGGATTCGGAGCGATGTTCGGGGTGTCCATGGGAATAGCGGCTTAGGGCGTCGGCGGCAGACCGGGCAATTTTCCCGGCCCCAGCGGATTATAGCCAGCCTTGACCTCGGCGCCATCAAGATAACCGTCACCGTCGGTATCCGGCTTCTTCGGGTCGGTCTTGTATTGGCGCACTTCTTCAAAGTCGGTCAATCCGTCGTTGTCGGTGTCAACGGCCTGCGGGTCGGT
This is a stretch of genomic DNA from Patescibacteria group bacterium. It encodes these proteins:
- a CDS encoding diacylglycerol kinase translates to MLDPKKLVKSFRYAARGIAKVAREEQNFRVELAAAAAVVVLMSVFDLSGAERSILTLAIALVLVLELLNSIFERMVDLFKPRLHPYVEDIKDIMAGTVFAAAIGSVIIAVLIFGPRLAALV
- the ybeY gene encoding rRNA maturation RNase YbeY; amino-acid sequence: MVSVDLHGRPPACLRELPLQKLLAMSFRLAGWSGAAAISIVFVSEPEMRRLNRERRGLDRPTDVLSFAYHELDRKERRLSDSGGLGDLIVCPGRVRRQAAEIGRPCAQELALVIVHGFLHLLGYDHNVPAREKKMFFLQQEVLLRTKVL
- the ftsA gene encoding cell division protein FtsA; the encoded protein is MPNDQIFAGIDIGSCAVRIVVGQRLPVGDKESVHILGAAETVSEGVSRGTVISIEDAVSTVSSCLERVERMTGVPVSSAMIAIPGTHVSSLVSKGVVAVARPDGEIREDDVVRAIEAAQNIATPVNFEIIHVIPKTFTVDSQPGVKDPVGMTGIRLEVDAQIVQGLSAHIKNLTKCVYRTGVNIDDLVLGILAAAEVVVTPRQKELGVAVVNIGGSTTSIVVFEQGDIMHLATLPIGADHITSDIAIGLRTSIDIAEKVKLNYGRAVSKDLTKREEINLKEMGADSDEMVSLKYVANIIQSRAEEILEKVDGELKKIDRSGMLPAGIVITGGGAKVAGLTDLAKQKLRLPVSLGYPIGVTSITDKVTDLGYTTAIGLMQWAMREAEETPARRKGEWSKSKPVEKVTEHLKKWFGAMVH